A window from Gottschalkiaceae bacterium SANA encodes these proteins:
- a CDS encoding adenine-specific methyltransferase EcoRI family protein → MKGNSTLNKAKYSNNTDEWYTTYKTVEEEVQHYKEQFYGKTVLCNCDDPYESAFARYFLKKFNVLKLRKLICTSYKGSRIVNDSKLNDDSDCKVSSQYAYVLVVEKRFSASETIRDSEIVSFLETSGTVKKLNGDGDFRSEECVEYLKEADIVVTNPPFSKFTDLFSLLVKYEKKYLLIGNQNAITYKKIFPYIKNGFAWIGYHFGDMSFKVPNNTAPRKTRFWIDENGQKWRSLGNAMWLTNLDTQRKHQELELTCLYNPEKYSKYDNYDAIHVSRVSEIPMDYLGIMGVPLTYLKYHNEKNFEIVGEANHGSDNEFDLFKPMVNGKLTYKRILIRNKKIK, encoded by the coding sequence ATGAAGGGTAATTCAACATTGAATAAAGCCAAGTATTCTAATAACACAGATGAGTGGTATACAACTTACAAAACAGTGGAAGAAGAAGTGCAACATTATAAGGAACAATTTTATGGAAAAACAGTTCTCTGTAATTGTGATGATCCATATGAGTCGGCATTTGCAAGGTACTTCTTAAAAAAATTCAATGTCTTAAAATTACGGAAGTTAATTTGTACTTCTTATAAAGGATCAAGAATTGTAAATGATTCTAAACTTAATGATGATAGTGATTGCAAGGTGAGTAGTCAGTATGCATATGTTCTGGTTGTGGAGAAAAGATTTAGTGCTTCTGAAACTATACGCGATTCTGAAATTGTGAGTTTCCTAGAAACAAGTGGTACTGTAAAAAAGTTAAATGGAGATGGCGATTTTCGTAGTGAAGAATGCGTAGAATATTTGAAAGAAGCTGATATTGTGGTTACTAATCCTCCTTTTTCTAAATTTACAGACCTGTTTTCTCTTTTAGTAAAGTATGAAAAAAAATATTTATTGATAGGAAATCAAAACGCGATTACTTATAAAAAGATTTTTCCATATATTAAAAATGGTTTTGCATGGATTGGGTATCATTTTGGTGATATGTCATTCAAAGTTCCCAATAATACTGCACCAAGGAAAACTCGATTTTGGATCGATGAAAATGGGCAGAAATGGAGAAGTTTAGGTAATGCAATGTGGTTGACTAATTTAGATACACAAAGAAAACACCAAGAACTAGAGTTGACATGCTTATATAATCCGGAAAAGTATTCTAAGTATGATAACTATGATGCAATTCATGTATCTCGAGTTTCGGAAATTCCTATGGATTATTTAGGTATAATGGGTGTTCCTTTGACTTATCTCAAGTATCATAACGAAAAGAATTTTGAAATAGTTGGAGAAGCAAATCACGGCTCAGACAATGAATTTGATCTATTTAAACCAATGGTAAATGGAAAATTGACATATAAGCGAATCCTAATTCGTAATAAAAAGATTAAATAA
- a CDS encoding DNA cytosine methyltransferase — MMEKYRILDLFCGAGGMSYGMHKNPHFKTMVASDVNEKLSVTLKKNMPEVELITGDIKDAQVKKQIIEASQKHGINMIIGGPPCQGYSMKGKKLGLKDPRNYLFLEYLGLVKILQPDVFVIENVKSLLSTSKGWFKEQIISEIEELGYQVDVGVIKASDFGVPQARERAIFICCKHKKIRLPLPIVDKPITVREAIDDLAYLESNEGGFEQEYIKDATSEYQMMMRKNSKKLYNHKASNHAQIAIKKLKYIPPEKGKEYLPKELLGNQKYRSTWGRLKWDEPSPTIDTRFDAASNGKNNHPFLNRAITPREAARLQSFDDSYIFHGKKVAIRTQIGNAVPPLMALAIADTIYNQHTGEENKDAEN; from the coding sequence ATGATGGAAAAATATAGGATATTAGATTTGTTTTGTGGCGCTGGTGGAATGTCCTATGGTATGCATAAGAATCCTCATTTTAAAACGATGGTTGCCTCGGATGTTAATGAAAAATTATCTGTTACATTAAAGAAAAATATGCCAGAAGTAGAACTTATCACCGGTGATATTAAAGATGCGCAGGTAAAAAAACAAATCATTGAAGCCTCTCAGAAGCATGGAATTAATATGATTATAGGTGGACCACCTTGTCAGGGATACTCAATGAAAGGAAAAAAACTTGGATTAAAAGATCCGAGGAACTATTTATTTCTTGAGTATCTGGGTTTGGTTAAAATCTTACAACCTGATGTTTTTGTAATCGAGAATGTAAAAAGTTTGCTATCAACCTCTAAGGGATGGTTTAAAGAACAGATAATTTCTGAAATCGAAGAGTTGGGTTATCAAGTAGATGTTGGAGTAATAAAAGCTTCTGATTTTGGTGTTCCGCAAGCAAGAGAAAGAGCAATATTTATATGTTGTAAGCACAAGAAAATAAGGCTTCCGTTACCAATAGTGGATAAACCAATCACAGTAAGGGAAGCGATAGATGATTTGGCATATTTAGAATCAAATGAAGGCGGTTTTGAGCAAGAATATATTAAAGATGCGACATCTGAATATCAAATGATGATGAGGAAGAATAGTAAGAAGTTATACAACCATAAGGCATCGAATCACGCTCAAATTGCTATCAAAAAATTAAAATATATTCCCCCTGAAAAAGGTAAAGAATATTTACCTAAAGAGTTGTTGGGGAATCAGAAGTACCGTTCAACTTGGGGTAGATTAAAATGGGATGAACCTTCACCCACAATAGATACGAGATTTGATGCTGCTTCAAATGGTAAAAACAACCACCCTTTTCTAAATAGAGCTATTACGCCGAGAGAAGCTGCAAGACTACAGTCTTTCGATGATAGTTATATTTTTCATGGGAAAAAAGTGGCGATAAGAACACAAATCGGTAATGCAGTCCCGCCATTAATGGCTTTGGCAATTGCCGATACGATATATAATCAACATACCGGAGAGGAAAATAAGGACGCTGAAAACTAA
- a CDS encoding hypothetical protein (frameshifted, insertion/deletion at around 385929;~possible pseudo due to internal stop codon): MGQTISYNLKQWDKMIGFFEDSKVSVDNSHAERDIRAFVVGRKNWLFAKSSKGAVGSAVCYSIIGTAKANNLKPFQYLTYLFEKLPNSDVNDEEALDQLMPWSDSIPENLKS, translated from the coding sequence TTGGGTCAAACGATCAGTTACAATCTTAAGCAGTGGGACAAGATGATCGGATTTTTTGAAGACAGCAAAGTTTCTGTCGACAACAGCCATGCGGAACGCGACATTCGGGCATTCGTGGTTGGTCGCAAGAACTGGTTGTTTGCAAAATCGTCTAAAGGAGCTGTAGGCAGTGCTGTATGCTATAGCATTATTGGAACAGCCAAGGCTAACAATCTAAAACCATTTCAGTACCTGACCTATCTGTTTGAGAAACTGCCGAACAGTGATGTCAATGATGAAGAAGCATTGGATCAGTTGATGCCATGGTCAGACTCAATTCCAGAAAATTTGAAATCATAA
- a CDS encoding hypothetical protein (frameshifted, insertion/deletion at around 390333;~possible pseudo due to internal stop codon): MNKYNSGIELKTYDPKSEVYTMKLRRTTFEERLEIVNWVIVNNMNYKEAASRFQIRYALVYKWTKDYEKKGAKALRYKKRGPKAKSAVDESSLSEVERLKLALERE, from the coding sequence GTGAACAAGTATAATAGTGGTATAGAGTTGAAAACATATGATCCCAAAAGTGAGGTCTATACCATGAAATTGAGAAGAACAACTTTTGAAGAACGCCTAGAAATCGTCAACTGGGTGATTGTAAATAACATGAACTACAAGGAAGCTGCCAGCAGATTTCAAATCAGATATGCTTTGGTCTATAAATGGACTAAAGATTACGAGAAGAAAGGCGCTAAAGCGCTAAGATACAAGAAACGCGGTCCCAAGGCAAAATCAGCCGTCGATGAAAGCTCTCTGAGCGAGGTTGAGCGACTTAAATTAGCACTTGAACGAGAATAG
- a CDS encoding hypothetical protein (frameshifted, insertion/deletion at around 390336;~possible pseudo due to internal stop codon), translated as MRQAASYQTIDNYRNRGYSVSMICEVLKVARSAYYKHKNRVKPQKEKDDEQLCALIQEYHATFDGILGYRRMSMFINRLMMHLGISARIRRKKVNRKRSKPDYVKENVLARDFHVGKPNEKWLTDVTEFSIPNDSRKLYLSPIMDLYDNSIIEYELSLRNSNHFVFKMFDRAVANNPSAKPIFHSDRGFSYTGAVFKRKIEKAGMTQSMSRVGKCIDNGPMEGFFGTLKAEMFYGRKFDSLEALKNKIKMYIQFYNNKRFQKKLGCLAPMEYRNQTSYCA; from the coding sequence GTGAGACAAGCAGCAAGTTATCAGACAATCGATAATTATCGTAATCGAGGCTATTCCGTCTCTATGATCTGCGAGGTGTTGAAAGTTGCAAGAAGCGCCTACTACAAGCATAAGAACAGAGTTAAACCGCAGAAGGAAAAGGATGATGAGCAACTATGTGCATTAATTCAGGAGTATCACGCTACCTTTGACGGTATTCTCGGATACAGGCGAATGAGCATGTTCATTAATCGTTTAATGATGCATTTAGGGATTTCGGCAAGAATTCGAAGAAAGAAAGTGAACCGCAAGAGATCAAAGCCGGACTATGTGAAAGAGAATGTTTTGGCAAGAGACTTCCATGTGGGAAAACCGAATGAAAAATGGTTAACTGATGTAACGGAGTTCTCCATTCCGAACGACTCAAGAAAACTATATTTGAGTCCAATTATGGATTTGTACGACAATAGTATTATTGAGTATGAACTTTCACTAAGAAACTCCAACCATTTTGTTTTCAAGATGTTTGATCGAGCCGTGGCCAATAATCCAAGTGCAAAACCGATATTTCACAGCGATCGCGGTTTTTCTTATACTGGGGCTGTTTTTAAGCGCAAGATTGAGAAGGCAGGAATGACACAAAGTATGTCACGTGTTGGCAAATGCATTGACAATGGACCGATGGAAGGCTTTTTCGGAACCTTGAAAGCAGAAATGTTCTATGGTAGAAAATTTGATTCCTTGGAAGCTCTCAAGAACAAGATTAAAATGTATATCCAGTTTTACAATAATAAAAGATTTCAAAAAAAATTAGGATGCTTGGCTCCGATGGAATATCGGAATCAAACATCCTACTGTGCATAA
- a CDS encoding YdbC family protein, translating to MSDFKYEIVEHVVVLSEKGDWTKELNIVSWNGRPGKYDLRDWNHEEGKMRKGITITNEELEKLRDTLNALELNK from the coding sequence ATGTCAGATTTTAAGTATGAAATAGTTGAACATGTGGTTGTATTATCTGAAAAGGGAGATTGGACGAAAGAATTGAATATTGTCAGTTGGAATGGACGCCCTGGGAAATATGACTTACGAGATTGGAACCATGAAGAAGGGAAAATGAGAAAAGGGATAACGATTACGAATGAGGAACTTGAGAAGCTTCGTGATACCTTGAACGCATTGGAGCTCAATAAATAA
- a CDS encoding CBS domain-containing protein, with translation MKNSEVFLSTYQEIEEYFQRELDSSHHLRFYEMVNRMKKKSAAVRRYEFDLREYADLRNAITHGNMGEDVAIAEPHDKVVEDLQKIRDQIVAPPVITKIVTHDVKTIDGSMRFSDALGLMKEHGYGQLPVYEEEQYQGIFNGEIVMRWLRSNHKREVLKMNQVTVNEIIDSDSAQSHQVIFKPRAASVLDIQETVERYTDKQYRLQAIIITENGKPTEKPLTIITSADLPLIFE, from the coding sequence ATGAAAAACTCAGAAGTGTTTTTATCGACATATCAAGAGATAGAAGAATATTTCCAACGGGAGTTGGATTCGAGCCATCATCTACGCTTTTACGAGATGGTGAATCGGATGAAAAAAAAGAGCGCAGCTGTACGTCGTTATGAATTTGATCTTCGGGAATATGCAGATCTGCGTAACGCTATAACCCATGGGAATATGGGGGAGGATGTGGCGATTGCTGAACCCCATGACAAGGTCGTAGAAGACTTGCAGAAAATTCGGGATCAGATTGTGGCTCCGCCTGTCATCACAAAGATTGTTACCCATGATGTAAAGACCATTGATGGATCAATGAGATTCTCCGATGCACTGGGTCTAATGAAAGAGCATGGCTATGGGCAACTTCCTGTATATGAAGAAGAACAATATCAGGGAATTTTCAATGGTGAAATTGTCATGCGCTGGTTGCGGTCTAATCATAAGCGAGAGGTGTTGAAGATGAATCAAGTTACAGTCAATGAAATCATTGATAGTGATTCAGCACAAAGTCATCAAGTAATATTTAAACCACGCGCAGCTTCCGTACTCGATATTCAAGAAACGGTAGAGCGATATACGGACAAGCAATATCGCTTGCAGGCTATTATTATCACCGAGAATGGCAAGCCGACTGAGAAACCATTAACGATTATTACCTCGGCAGATTTGCCATTGATTTTTGAGTAA
- a CDS encoding protein-glutamate O-methyltransferase CheR produces the protein MERIKDYFKVHFDKDLSCYQEEFLKRSIEKRMAENGIDNEALYAAKLENNQEEAECFLSALSVYYSEFFREPFAFWYLEKHIIPEIMRKKKQGQEIRIWSVGCSIGQEPYSIAILLNEMIQRSKIDINVRIFASDISGTLLERGRLGNYSRLEMKQLKLEYLDKYFTESGDHYEVSPSIKNQVTFLAYDILDANTICPAESIFGEFDIIFCRNLMIYYHADYQKMILNKLERSLVSGGYLITGEAESAYAEMWLKHKPLMLSGAVFKSDFDRRM, from the coding sequence ATGGAAAGAATCAAAGACTACTTCAAAGTACATTTCGATAAAGATCTTTCTTGTTATCAGGAAGAATTCTTGAAACGATCCATTGAGAAAAGAATGGCTGAAAATGGTATTGATAATGAGGCTTTATATGCAGCTAAGCTTGAGAACAATCAAGAAGAAGCAGAATGTTTTTTGTCTGCATTAAGTGTTTATTACTCAGAATTCTTTAGAGAACCCTTTGCTTTTTGGTATCTTGAAAAACATATTATTCCCGAGATTATGCGAAAGAAAAAACAAGGGCAGGAAATACGAATATGGTCGGTTGGATGTTCTATTGGACAGGAGCCATATTCAATTGCGATCTTGTTGAATGAAATGATACAAAGAAGCAAGATTGATATAAACGTAAGAATATTTGCTTCTGATATTTCAGGAACCTTGCTTGAGCGGGGAAGACTAGGCAATTATAGTCGACTGGAAATGAAACAGTTAAAGCTAGAATATCTTGATAAATATTTTACTGAAAGTGGGGATCACTATGAAGTGAGTCCATCAATCAAAAATCAAGTGACTTTTCTTGCTTATGATATTTTAGATGCGAATACAATCTGCCCAGCTGAAAGTATCTTTGGTGAATTTGATATTATCTTTTGTCGTAATCTGATGATCTATTATCATGCTGATTATCAAAAAATGATTTTAAATAAGCTCGAACGATCTTTGGTATCAGGTGGTTATTTAATTACTGGAGAAGCAGAAAGTGCCTATGCTGAAATGTGGTTGAAGCATAAGCCCCTCATGTTGTCAGGAGCAGTGTTTAAATCGGATTTCGATAGGAGGATGTAA
- a CDS encoding GNAT family N-acetyltransferase encodes MRIRLATEYDLKDLTEIYNQAIVRGTCNAFTETFEVEDRRDWFESHQNKQYPLYVYEKDERAVGFVYFTAYRPGRLAMQGTAEISYYIHQDFQGMGIGSQLMEFGLERAEGLGFDTLIAILLSVNEGSFALLKKFDFAEWGRLLGAVQLPLGRCDHLYYGRKIGKDESE; translated from the coding sequence ATGAGAATTCGACTTGCGACAGAGTATGATTTAAAAGACTTAACTGAGATCTATAATCAAGCGATTGTAAGAGGAACCTGTAATGCCTTTACGGAAACCTTTGAGGTGGAAGATCGAAGGGATTGGTTTGAATCGCATCAGAATAAACAGTACCCTCTGTATGTATATGAAAAGGATGAACGAGCCGTTGGTTTCGTGTATTTTACTGCATATCGGCCAGGACGCCTGGCAATGCAAGGGACTGCGGAAATTAGTTATTACATTCATCAGGACTTTCAAGGGATGGGCATAGGCTCTCAGCTGATGGAATTTGGATTAGAAAGGGCAGAGGGACTGGGCTTTGATACCTTAATTGCAATTCTTTTGAGTGTGAATGAAGGCAGCTTTGCTTTGCTTAAGAAGTTTGACTTTGCTGAATGGGGACGCCTCTTGGGAGCGGTGCAACTGCCTCTTGGGCGGTGCGATCATTTGTATTACGGACGGAAGATTGGAAAAGATGAAAGTGAATAG
- a CDS encoding response regulator, with amino-acid sequence MYRVVIADDEEIIRSGLKKLIESYDLDLHVVALAEDGQEAILAIEKFRPEIILMDINMPLTNGLEVIEHVRSIDKDAKIIIISGYNQFSYAQKALDLGVFTYLLKPIDYRSFQTVIEKAMEAYSNRTWEKSLLKESIGEQNPPEDIGNLAIQYIKENYSNNHLSLHTIAEKYFVSESYITRIIKQKTGMSFTNYLNKTRTTMAIQLLLHPDKVCSMKEISEKVGYNSQHYFSRAFKNVVGMSPNKYRNQKLHTKS; translated from the coding sequence ATGTATCGAGTTGTAATTGCCGATGATGAAGAAATCATTCGTTCCGGTCTTAAAAAACTAATCGAATCCTACGACCTCGATCTTCATGTGGTGGCCTTGGCAGAAGATGGACAGGAAGCTATCTTAGCGATTGAAAAATTTCGCCCAGAGATTATTCTCATGGACATCAACATGCCCCTCACCAACGGACTCGAGGTCATCGAGCATGTAAGGAGCATTGACAAAGACGCGAAAATCATTATCATTTCAGGTTATAACCAATTTTCATATGCACAAAAAGCCCTGGATCTTGGCGTATTTACTTATCTATTAAAACCCATTGACTACCGTAGTTTTCAAACTGTAATTGAAAAAGCCATGGAAGCCTACTCTAATCGAACGTGGGAAAAAAGCCTATTAAAAGAATCGATCGGCGAGCAAAATCCTCCCGAGGATATTGGAAACTTGGCCATCCAATACATCAAAGAGAATTACTCTAACAATCATCTGTCCCTCCATACCATCGCGGAAAAGTATTTTGTAAGCGAATCCTATATCACCCGTATCATTAAACAAAAAACCGGGATGAGCTTTACCAATTATCTGAACAAAACCAGAACGACCATGGCCATTCAACTCCTCCTCCATCCAGACAAAGTCTGTTCCATGAAAGAGATCTCAGAAAAAGTCGGTTACAACAGCCAACACTATTTCAGCCGTGCCTTTAAGAATGTCGTGGGCATGTCACCCAACAAATACCGCAACCAAAAATTACATACAAAAAGCTAA
- a CDS encoding sensor histidine kinase, whose translation MSLRSKIICSFVLIIALSLSVLSFLMETKIKTLRMEELEHNTAQLIDSKANEIGSWLNQRISEIRIIHENPSTKTMNFEEIKPYLSQLNEVLRGQYGNPNETFAIGGIDGQGWVNDQITIDISTRDYFLETMTTKNEYIISNPIVSKSDNNPIFILCYPIINEQNERVGFINGSVNIKKFSEIVDTIDLYNGFTWIMNTNQDIYSIDATSLRENYLSSNGLASIVHSNLTQSSGTVDLINMSNQDSTVFYSSIPYTEDWILCTMIENRMITAQTDSIIRYILYVGILLFIISIFLAVIVSNSIVKPIQSLKTNMIEVSHGNLQSYYDFHNTDEVSVLGQVFNQMLSKIENLINQVVHEQKQKRNAEFRALQSQINPHFLYNTLDTLQWKALEYDAFEVADLVNSLSRFFRISLSAGNEYIPLAKEIEHVQNYLDIQQVRYKDKVNHTITVDPVITQKMVPKLIIQPLVENAIYHGLKPRKENGHIEIIVSSDSGFLLIEVRDDGIGMNPQQLAHLQTNLANSVESDHYGLYNINERLKYAFGDDYQIRVTSLENQGTIVLLKIPIQSEELPCIEL comes from the coding sequence ATGTCTCTACGATCAAAAATCATTTGTTCCTTTGTACTCATCATTGCCTTAAGTCTATCCGTTCTTTCCTTTTTAATGGAAACCAAGATCAAGACCTTGCGAATGGAGGAACTAGAACACAATACAGCCCAACTAATCGACTCAAAAGCCAACGAGATCGGGTCTTGGTTGAACCAAAGAATTAGTGAAATTCGAATTATCCATGAAAATCCATCAACAAAAACCATGAATTTTGAGGAAATAAAGCCATATCTTTCACAGTTAAATGAAGTCTTGCGCGGCCAATACGGGAATCCAAATGAAACCTTTGCTATCGGGGGCATCGATGGCCAAGGCTGGGTCAATGACCAAATCACCATTGATATCTCAACACGAGATTACTTTTTAGAAACGATGACAACAAAGAATGAATATATCATCAGTAATCCCATTGTTTCCAAGTCCGACAACAATCCGATTTTTATTCTTTGTTATCCCATCATCAACGAGCAAAATGAAAGGGTTGGATTCATTAATGGTTCCGTTAACATAAAAAAATTCTCAGAAATCGTTGATACCATTGATCTATACAATGGCTTCACTTGGATTATGAATACAAACCAAGATATTTATTCTATTGATGCGACTTCTTTGCGAGAAAACTACCTTTCCTCCAATGGACTTGCTTCTATTGTCCACTCCAACCTAACACAATCTTCCGGCACTGTGGATCTAATTAACATGTCGAATCAAGACTCGACGGTATTTTATTCTTCAATTCCCTACACCGAGGATTGGATTCTTTGCACCATGATTGAAAACAGAATGATAACTGCACAAACAGACAGCATCATCCGTTATATTCTTTACGTCGGCATTCTCTTGTTTATCATTTCGATCTTTTTGGCGGTCATCGTCTCTAACTCCATCGTCAAACCAATTCAATCACTAAAAACAAATATGATTGAAGTCTCTCACGGTAATCTGCAGTCATACTATGATTTCCATAACACTGACGAAGTTTCTGTTTTGGGTCAGGTCTTCAATCAGATGCTAAGTAAAATTGAAAACCTAATCAACCAAGTTGTCCACGAGCAAAAACAAAAAAGAAATGCTGAATTCCGTGCTTTGCAATCGCAAATCAATCCACATTTTCTTTACAACACCTTGGATACCTTGCAGTGGAAAGCCTTGGAATATGATGCCTTTGAGGTTGCAGACCTCGTCAATTCTCTCTCTCGCTTCTTTCGTATTTCTCTAAGCGCCGGCAATGAATATATTCCCCTTGCCAAAGAGATTGAACATGTACAAAATTATCTAGATATCCAACAGGTACGCTATAAGGACAAAGTGAATCACACCATCACCGTAGACCCTGTCATTACACAAAAAATGGTACCCAAACTCATTATTCAACCCCTTGTGGAGAATGCCATCTATCATGGCTTGAAGCCAAGAAAAGAAAATGGCCATATCGAAATCATCGTATCCTCCGATTCCGGATTTCTTTTGATCGAAGTTCGTGATGATGGAATCGGCATGAATCCCCAACAATTGGCACATCTTCAAACCAATCTGGCCAACTCCGTGGAATCGGATCATTATGGTCTCTACAATATCAATGAGCGATTAAAATATGCCTTTGGTGATGACTACCAAATCAGAGTCACCAGTCTAGAGAACCAAGGCACCATTGTACTCTTAAAAATCCCGATCCAAAGTGAGGAATTGCCATGTATCGAGTTGTAA